The Candidatus Nanosynbacter featherlites region CGAGCGTTCGGCTGAAGCGCCCGCCTTTGACGAGCGCTTCACAGCCTCCACCTCAGGAAGCGCCGCATCCGCCCCTTCAATACAAATCGTCACTGTCGTCTTCTCTAATTTGGCTGCTGACATTTGAGACGCCAGGGTACGGCGGCGGATGAGGTCGTAGAGTTTTTGGTCGTACTCGTTTGAGGTGACGGTTTCGCGGGTGATGTCGGTCGGGCGGATGGCTTCGTGCGCTTCTTGGGCGGAGGCGGATTTGGTTTTGAATTTGCGCACAGTTGAATAATCCGGGCCATACAATCGCTTGATAAAGTCGGTGGCGCTGGCGATGGCCTGCCCGCTCAAATTGACCGAGTCAGTACGCATGTAGGTGATCTTACCATCTTGGTAGAGTCGTTGCGCCGAGGCCATGGTAGCTTTGGAACTGAAGCCAAGCTTGGCGTTGGCTTCCTGCTGCAAGGTCGAGGTCGTAAACGGTGCGGCTGGGTTGCGCGTGCCAGGCGTTTTCGAGATATCGCTGACGGTGAATGTGGCTGGCTTGAGGCTGTTCAAGAATTCGTGAGCGGCTGCTTCGGAATCAAATTTTTGGTTGAGCTCGGCCTTGAATTCTTGATTATCGTGGATGAATATGGCGGTCACCTTGAACTGCGAGCTGCCTGCAAATTTCATGATTTCTCGTTCGCGTTCGACTAGCAGCCGTACTGCCGGGCTCTGAACGCGGCCAGCCGATTTGCCGCCTGGCACTTTTTGCCAGACCACTGGGCTGAGCTCAAAGCCGACCAGCCGGTCGAGGATTTGCCGGGCTTGCTGCGCCTGCACCAGATTCATATCAACGGTGCGCGGATTTTTGATGGCGGTGGTGATGGCGTCCTTGGTGATCTCGTGAAAGACGATACGCTTGGTCGTCTCAATTGGCAGGTCCAACACTTTACAGAGATGCCAGGCAATGGCCTCTCCTTCGCGGTCTTCATCGGTGGCCAGCCAGACATTGTCTTTACCGACGGCCTTGACGTTTTTCTTTAGCTCGCTGATGACTTTCTTTTTCTCGGGATCAACTTCGTAGACGGCAAAAAAATCATTCGCCACATCAATCGGCGGCGTGCCGTCCTTGGTTTTTTTGACAATTGAGCGGATATGTCCCACGCTTGACAGAACATGAAATTCCTTGCCCAAGTATTTCTCAATGGTTTTGGCTTTGGCTGGTGACTCGACGATAACGAGATTTTTCATAACTTTATATTATACCATATTGGATGACCCATCAAATAATGGCCGTTTGAGCGTGGCGGTTTCTGCGCTATTTCTGGTTACTATCCATCAGATCGCGGGCGCGCTTAACGTATTGTCCAGCCGCTACTCCTGCTGCAGGAAGATAGCCTGCAAAGCTCAGTTTACCTAGTCCTTTCAGCGTCTTGGCGGCTTTCTGATGGCCCAAGGACTCTGCCGACTTGCCGATGATGAGCAATGTCGTGGTTGCTGCGAGCAGTGCGCTGCTGACCCGCCCTGCTTGAGTTGGGCGAAGTGGTTCGCGCTCACCGGGGAGCTGTTTGTGTTTGCATTCGGCAACAGCGGTAGCAATGGCTTTTGTTGATTCTAGGCCAGCAATTGTCGCCACCATGGCTTTTGATGTGGGGTCCTCTTGTGATAGTTTTAGCAGTGCTGCTGCCCCAACGATTTTATCCCTGATGGGGTCTAGCTTAATGCCCAGTTTGGACCGTTGGTTGAGGGCATTTGCCAACGAACCATCAAGTTTGTCTGATAATTCACCAGCGACCAGCGCTGCCATGCCTTTGAGGGAGTCAGCGTTATTGATACCATATAGACTAAGCATTCCACCTACCGCTGTAATAACGTTTGGTATTGTTAATATATCATCTGAGATAGGTTGCTCTTCTGGGGACTTGGTGGGACGAAACTGTGGTTGACGCTCTGTATTCATTGACAATATCATACTACTATTGTGAAGTATATTCAAGCATAGGCGTTATCGTAGCGTCCAGTTGTTTGCCCCGAGTGGCTTGATCGCACCATTAATCTCCAGCATGGTGAGTGCGGTGGCAAAATCAGCCGCTGATAGTCCGGACTGTTTTTGTAGCTCATCGCCGTCACGTACGCCATTTTTGATGAGTTGGGCAATGGCGATTTCAGCTGGTGTAGAGCCAATTGGCAACGCGCATTGGGTGGGTTGGGTGGATTTCCAAGTTGGGGCAATGGCGTTCAATACGTCTTTGGCCGAGAGAGCTGGATTGGCGCCCTGAAGTAGTAGGTTGTTGCATCCTGCGGATAATGGGCTGGTGATATTGCCAGGAACGACAAATACGTCACGCCCCTGCTCGAGGGCGTATGCTGCGGTATTGAGCGTACCGCTACGTTCAGCCGCTTCGGTGATGATGATAGCGTCTGCCAGCCCGCTAACCAGGCGGTTTCTTTGTAGGAAACTCCATTTGCGTATTTTCATGCCGTCGCCGCGCATCCATTCTGACAGGACTGCGCCGCCCTGTTTGATGATGTTTTCTGCTAATCCTCGGTTGCTGCGCGGTGCAATATCTGGGAGCTCTGAGGTGACGACGCCAATGACTGTGCCACCAGCATTGAGAGCTGCAGTCTGGGCAATGCTATCAACGCCAAGTGCTAGTCCACTGATGATAATCACCCCGGCTTGCGCCAGGTCTGTCGCTAGCCGTTCGGTAACCTCGCGTCCGTAGTTACTGGGTTTGCGTGTACCGACAATTGCGACTCGAGGAGCGTGGGTGTCTGGGAGCTTTCCCATAAAACATAACCTTTTTGGTGGCTTGGCAATATTGACCAACCTCTTGGTGAAAATATGCTCCTCTGGTAGTACTGTATTGATTTCCATA contains the following coding sequences:
- a CDS encoding CDP-alcohol phosphatidyltransferase family protein, which gives rise to MNTERQPQFRPTKSPEEQPISDDILTIPNVITAVGGMLSLYGINNADSLKGMAALVAGELSDKLDGSLANALNQRSKLGIKLDPIRDKIVGAAALLKLSQEDPTSKAMVATIAGLESTKAIATAVAECKHKQLPGEREPLRPTQAGRVSSALLAATTTLLIIGKSAESLGHQKAAKTLKGLGKLSFAGYLPAAGVAAGQYVKRARDLMDSNQK
- the dprA gene encoding DNA-processing protein DprA — encoded protein: MEINTVLPEEHIFTKRLVNIAKPPKRLCFMGKLPDTHAPRVAIVGTRKPSNYGREVTERLATDLAQAGVIIISGLALGVDSIAQTAALNAGGTVIGVVTSELPDIAPRSNRGLAENIIKQGGAVLSEWMRGDGMKIRKWSFLQRNRLVSGLADAIIITEAAERSGTLNTAAYALEQGRDVFVVPGNITSPLSAGCNNLLLQGANPALSAKDVLNAIAPTWKSTQPTQCALPIGSTPAEIAIAQLIKNGVRDGDELQKQSGLSAADFATALTMLEINGAIKPLGANNWTLR